Part of the Bubalus bubalis isolate 160015118507 breed Murrah chromosome 9, NDDB_SH_1, whole genome shotgun sequence genome is shown below.
gacttcctacttttgcattctagtcccctataatgaaaagaacatcttttttgggtgttagttctagaaggtcttgtaagtcttcatagaactgttcaactccaggttcttcagcattactggtcagggcatagacttagattactgtgatattgaatggtttgccttggaaatgaacagagatcattctgtcatttttgagattgcatgcaatactgcattttggactcttttgttgactatgatggctactccatttcttctaagagattcttgcccacagtagtagatataaaggtcatctgagttaaaatcacccattccagtccattttagttcactgattcctaaaatgtagatgttcactcttgccatctcctgtttgaccacttccaatttgccttgattcatggacctaacatcccaggttcctatgcaatacagcatcagactttacttccatcaccagtcacatccacaactgggtattgtttttgctttggcttgtctcttcattctttctggagttatttctccagatATAGATAGATGCTACTCCAGATCAGattactgatctccagtagcatattgggcatctaccaacctggggagttcctctttcagagtcctatctttttgccttttcatactgttcatggggttctcaaggcaaaaatactgattttgcctttctcttctccagtggaccacgttttgtcagaacgcTCCACGTATGTCTAGGGTTCCCCTActcataattttctgtgattgtggttttcagtctgtctgccctctgatgaagaaggataagagacacagaagcttcctgatgggagagactgactgagggggaaaccaGGCCTTGTTCTGTTGGGCAGGACTATGCTCAGTAAAATTTTAATCGAATTTTCTGTGGAtgagtggagctgtgttccctccctcccatAGTTGGGGCTAAActctggtggaggtaatgaagatagtggtgacctccttcaaaaggtcccatgcatgcactgccacACTTAGTGTCCCCAACTGAGAGTCacttcctaggcagattgatgagaagtccagggtccccaaggGGAGAGGGGGCTGAGGCTCTCAAagtggagataggggtctggaattctcaaggaggagaaaagaacaaacttttttttcctctacatcccttcagttcagttcagttcatttcagtcactcagttgtgtcccactctttgcgaccccatgaactgcagcatgccaggcctccctgtccatcaccaactcccggaattcactcaaactcacatccatcaagtcggtgatgccatccagccttagtcttagtcaattacacaactcagtttaaactcggtactagggattatacaagaacaatgtatcctgctataggacagtttctccttcctgaaaaccttatgactaatcctgatatcttggaatgtatattatgggagtgggtctggtaggatctttctattgttaaattctaatcttgttatcctaaaatgtaaactgtgggagtgggtctggtaaaattttcacatgcttttgattgattgtaataactaattaaaaggtatataactcCATTCTTAACAATAGTAAGGGGGTACTTGTCGAGAgccgcattaggcattactgacaaaatggaggcacggccctaAACCCCCTCCCTTTGTTCCATAGGCACTGACCCGAaatgaaggagttaggctttgtgattctgacttgtttttccctttcctcggctgagttgactgaagagaatattaaggtgcttattgtttttgagagAAGCATAAGAAGGcataaagccttctgcagctgtgctcaaagagtaattcataaagttaatcactgacatttgttccaggacttttacaaaaaaatgttccagggtgagcacacaggctgcagcttgagggcatgggagggattgctatccaaagcccatttgtgagaaaagtgtttatggcaaaggagtttgctgaatttagggcttaggaataattaaaatcgTTAGAAGCTAAAGATATAAGGATTgctgtaatgttagcatattctactatagcttatagaaattaGGGACTTTAGGGATATTATTAGGTAGAAGCCcgtgagcttaggatactaggggcaaacagaacttagaaagataagaaataaactgaggaatgtggtatgcagcccagacattagcatgagttacagtgtattcacaaggacacatgagaaaaagtagataagagTATAGCTGAGGAAGGAGctccttttgaggggcaacaatgatttctggagaaaaataaatctgggtcaatgggaactaaaaatatcaaacctctgacctaacgcttttgtaaaagtataaaagagaatcataagcttgaaataaacagtcagtccaagaaaactgagaggctgcctcagtttctctctcaCCGACACCACTCACCCCTTCacgttgaatccctggctgctggagctggactctggcaggtactctttctgccctcttctgatgtctatgtcagaagctttctctatcccttttatactttaataaaactctattacacaaaagctctgaaccATCACGCCTCTTCTCTGGctccagattgaattcttctcctccagaggccaagaatcccagcatctttcatggttcagcaacaacctttcacggccctgcagcaggccaccaccgacccacacctccaccagagactcctggacattcctgggcaagtctgggtcagtgacttgtggggtcactgctcctttctcctgggtcctggtgcacacatggGTTCTGTGTGTGCCCTCCAAGTGTATGTTTCcgcagtcctgtgtaagttctgtcaGCTCTgtagtggggttaatggcgacctcccctaagagggcttatgccatacccaggtctgctgcacccagagcccctgctcctGTCGCAGTCCACTGCCAAcctgtacctctgcaggagacactcaaacacagttctgtctcagcctccatggggtctctggatcctggtgcacacggatttgtttgagccctctgagcatctctggtaggtatgggtttgattctaaacactattttgcccctcctaccttcttgctggggcttctcctttgcccttggacatgcggtatctcctcacagccgcttCAGTGCCACACAGCCACTGCTCCAGCACCACGCAGCCACTGGTCCAGCGCCCACCGTCTTGCTGGGGCGCCTTTGCCCTTGGACAGGCTTATATCCTCACAGTTGCTCCAGTGCCGTGCAGCCGCCACTGCAGTGCCACACAGCGGTACGAGAATCTAAAAGAGAGTGGATATGTATGAGTATGATTGATTTGCTTTGctatatagtagaaactaacacaacactaaatcaactatactccaacagaaatgaatttttaaaaaataataaaaataagagagaagaaGCACTATTCTGACCCCGAGGATGGTGCTATTTCTTTGACACCCGACTACCAAGAGCCATTCATTCTTCATTAAATGAGCCTTTACATGGAGTATGCAGACTTATCTCCATGCCCCATTTAGCTGATATATCCTTGATAAGCCAGCAGGCCCTATGTTGTAATACCCAGAGCTTTTGCTTGCCTGCACAGCATCCTTGTGGTGAATTAGAAAAACACACCACTCTCTTGGCTGATTAAGCCCTGAGAACTTGAAGCTTGTGCAAAGCAAAAGGAATTGTTAGCCTGCAAATACAGGCACATGTCAGGGTCCATGGCAGGGCTAGCTTGAATGTTATTTCCCCACTAGGCTCTTGGAGAGCACAATGCTCAGTCCTAAGCAGTGACCCTGAAGGCATAAATCTAACTTGCTGAAATCTCCCTACTAGGAACACAATCTCCAGGTCACAACCCTCTCTATAGGAAAGACCGAACCAGAAGATAGGTTGGAGAGGCCTGAAAGCATCCAAGCAGAGCTTCTTGATGGCTTTCAAGTACTAAACTGAGAGTAAGAGGACCTAGCCTAGGCCCTGTGACACCAGAAATGCCCATTTCTGTAGCTTGGTTAATTTCATCATTTATTAAAAGGATCCTCTGACATTCACGATGTACAAGTTTTGTTCAACATGTAAGTTTAGGGACCATCCCTAAATCCTTATTCCAGGTAACTGTTTTATTACATCATTCCTCAGAATAAGCAGTATCACCTAGACTCGAACCAAATTGTATCTTCTTGAATGTCTGTATCTGAAAGGAAGGATATTTTACATAACAGCATGTCAAACCCAATATTACCTTTCAGTGAGTgctgtaatttaatttttttctcttttttaatgtctGCTATAGGCCTTGagtaatagatatatatatgtaaattctgaaaaagataaaCTTGCCCTCAAGGAGCCTTCAGTCAATTTGTGGAGATATTTAAGCAGGTGCCTATTGGGTACATAAAAAGAACACTTAGCCATTCCCTGGAGAACCAGAACAATGTTcccagggaagtgaagtgaaagccaaGACTAATGTCAAGTACTATGCTAGACTCCTTGAGGATTCAAAAGTGAATAAAGTACCCTGCCTTTAAGAGATCTATAGGCTAAAGGAGAAGAGAACTATTAAAATACTTAGCTCCCAAATAACTAGTCAAGGAGGATATATGGCTGGTGACGGAGCAACTATCTGGAGTGGGATGCAATGGCCATGATGGAGGTTCTGCAGAGAGGGCATTTGAACCTGAGCTTGAGGAATAAGTGGGGACGCAGCAAGGGGAGATAATAGGGATGATAACAtatacaggaaaaacaaaagggcATGAGCACAGCATGTGGGTGTGAATGGGCAAGCCCAGGTGGGGACAGGTCACTGGCTCAGAGCAAGGAAGGAAGCAGAGTGTACAGGGAGGAGAGTAGGCACACCTTGCCAACCGGTTTATTGCTTGTTCTTTGGCACAGGAAAGCAATTCTGCATGATCCTCACCCAATTGTCAACCCTGGCACAGAAATAACTGCCAAAGAATGATTGCAGTGTCATTTataaaacacacattaaaaataccaagagggtttttcttttcctacctGTAAAACTCTTGGTTTTAAAGATAGGGCAGGGCCCATTAGTAGAGATTCAGAAGCAAGCTCTACTGATATATTATGCAACAACCTAAATTCCATAGCAGATGATGTCAGCTATAAATGCCCTATAAATGGAGCAAGACTTCGGATGCATCGGAACAATTTCTCTGCATCGATACCCACTGCTACAAACATGGCTGTCTCAGTGCTTCGGCTGACAATTGTCTGGGGACTGCTTGTCTTAATCCTGACTTGCCAGGCTGGTAAGTACTTTAAGTCTCAGCTCATGCTTTATGCAGTAGTCAGCCATGACTGGAGGAAGTCAGTGGCACTGATTTGGAACATGCAGAGGAATGAGGGGAACTTAGGGCACCGCggaaagagcactggactgggaGACAGAGGCAGATTTAACAAAAAGCAAGTAGGATTTTTATTCAAGTGTGCATCATTTACAGCCTCCATCCTCAGTGAATGTATGAAgtttagaatgattttttttcttatatcctCACATGATATAGTGACACTATTATACCATAAATTCCTTGAAAGCTGGgggcatttgttttttgtttttttaatgactgtaacTAATAATATTCAAAAGTGAAGAGTCTAGAATAAGACTCCTGGGCCTGGCTCCACCACTAATCAGAAATGTGACTCAGAAACACTATTTAACCTCTATGGGCCTCACACTTAAAAGGgagtagggttagggttagggttaggggttagggttaggcttagggttagggttagggttagttaAGTTTCTCATTTAGCTGtcatgaaaattaaagataaaacatACTGTTCCATAATAAACACCAACATTAACCATTATGGATATGTATTATCTCGTTTGATTCTCATAATTCTTTTAAGTAAACATGCACAGTTTTATCATTTCCCTTTTTGCAGGTAAATAAACCAGGCTTGCAGAGAGAAAGTTACTTGAGCATTGACACAGGCAGAAGTGGCACATCTGGGACTGAAACCCAAGTCTTTAGATTCTTTCTATTATAAAGCATCTACTTCTTTCATGTCTGTTCCAAGCACATAGAGGACCGCAGGCAGAAgtttcattaattaatttttggtctACATATGACAATGAGCCCTTAATCTGTCTCTATTCAGAATAACAGGTCAGAAAATACAGACAGTGCTAATTAGTAATAGAACCTTTTGAGCTATTCTAAATATAATTTGGCAGAACTCACAGCCTCGGTCACCCACCGTCCACTGGCACATGTGGGCAGACACTCCAGCAGGGCTATGGCAGAGGTGGCCTCAGAGATTACTGTGTCCATCTGgttctttggttttggttttactcactaaggcatgtctgactctttgcaatcccatggactgtaacctgccagactcctctgtccatgggatttcccagacaagaatactggaatgagttgccatttccttctccagggaatcttcctgacccaggaattgaacccacttctcctgcattgcaggaagatctttaccaccgagccacctgggaagcccactgtgtcCATCTACCCCTAAGTAATCACTGTGATAAAGCGAAAAGTGAGATTTATATCCTAGAGACCAGTCCCAGGTCTGTCTCTCATGAACACTGAAACTGGTTAAAACAGTTCACTgctttgaatctcagtttcctcatctgtagaataagATAATTACCAACTTCACCAGGTGAAATGAACATGGTTTTGTAATCACTTTATAAGCTACAAAAACTGTAGAAATATCAGCATTATTGTTTTTCAGAACTTTATGATTATACTAAGAAACACAGTCAAGTATTAATGTAAATAAATGCTgctaaaatattaagaaatttgaaaattttggaaaataataaaaactaagaaatttgacataccagaaaaaaaaattatcaaagccAATAGTTGAATACTTTCTCCTTTCAAATATAATATGGGGGAgcttttatttgggcttccctagtggctcagatggtaaagaatctacctgcaatgccagTGACCCATTTTGAGCCCTGGTTTgggttgatcccctggagaagggaatggctacccactccagtaatatatacacatatatatgatatacaaaGATACATCAAGTATCCTTCCATCTTGACAAGAAcacaatgaagaaactgagaggcAGAGCAGTTAAACATTGGTGAATTTTTTGCTGAAGACAATAATCAAACTCAGATATACAGGACTTCAAAACATCACCCACCACACTGTAATACCTCTCATATATATGATCCAAAGGCAGGGCCAAGGATTTGATCTTCACATACACTCTAAGCCAGGGCTCCTTGTATTTTGAAAACTTGTAACTATTGCTaagttacaataaaaataataaaattaaattgttaTTCAAGTAGGCAGATAGGAACCAGAGAAAAGAACTCACTTTTCATGGAAGAAATTTCCATTTGCAGCTGGTAAATGTCTCCAGAGAACAACTACTTGAAGGCAGGATTTCATGTAAGAAACATGTtctgtgaaatttgaaaaaaaaaaaaaaaaaaaatagattcaaacCCTGGCTCATCCACTTGCTAGATGTGTGACTTTAGCtgagtcatttattttctctgaacATCTGTCTTCTCTCCTATAAAACTGTAATGCTGTCACTGAGTTGAATAAAGATCAGGAAAGTGATGAATGTACATCCTAGTACCTACACGTTACAAATatgccttctctttccttccccttcctgtAATGAAGACAAAGCAATTCTGGTCTCCGTGGTTGCCCTGCCCTTTATGTAAGGATCATGTCCATATACATCCATTTTGGCCTTAACTCTTAGCAGCATATGCTATGTACATAATAGTAGGCTCAAAAGCACTTATTGAATGTGAAAACCAACAGCTGAATAAATACTTGGTGGTTGGTATATTGATCTTGTCTTTAGGTCTCAGACTATTGAATCTTTTTTTGtggcaaagtaaaaaataaatgtttgtagaATTGAAAGCCATATTTTTTACTAAGAGTCTCTATTTTAGGATATGATACAAATGCAACTCTTCTCGCTAATTGACAGCCTCCGCACCAAAAGCTAGTTACATCTCCTTCATTCAGAGTCATGGGGTACTTTGTCTAGAGGGTGGGACTTCTTGAGTCAAAATTTGTGGTAAGATTGACAGATAAAACACAAGGCTCCCAGTTAaagttgaatttcagataaataacaattttctattttagtttATGTATGTTCTAAATATTTCACAGGTCATTCTTATACTAAAAACGTATTGTTGTTTATCTGACATTCAGTTTTAACTGGGCATCTGTGTTTTTGTTTACCAAATCTGCCAGCACTACTTGTGAGGCTACAGTTAAATCAAAAGATAAAGGGTTCTACTTCATCCTGACACCAGGGTCCAAAGGGGAGGCCATTCGTACTTTCTAAATGCCGCTCTTCATTGCTTTTAATCCCCTGAACCTGTTAGACCACTAAGCAAAGCCAAACCCACCAAGGGACCTTGCATGTCACCAACTTCACTTTCTGGATCTTTGGCCTTATTCCAAAAGGCACTTGATTAAATATCAAAAGTAAGAGATCTAGAGCCTGTTGTCCACAGTAAactaagtcagaaacagaaaaacaaatatcatacattaacacatacatatggaatctagaaaaatggtattgatgagcctacttgcagggcaggaatagagatgcagaggtAGAGAACAGGCCTGTGGACACAGCGGGGAGGGAGACGATGGGGTGAACTGAGTGACACTGAAGcgtatacattaccatatgcagaataaatagccaatgggaacttGTTATGTAACGCAAGGACCTCAACCCAGTGCTTTGTGGCGACATCCAgcgaggtgggatggggtgggggatggaaggaacgttcaagagggaggggatatatgtatacttatgactgatttaGGTTGTTGTATggcgtgagagttggactgtgaagaaagctgagcgctgaagaattgatgtttttgaactgtggtgttgaagactcttgagagtcccttggactgcaaggagatctaaccagtccatcctaaaggagatcagtcctggatgttcattggaaggattaatgctaaagctgaaactccaatactttgaccaccttatgcgaagagttgactccttggaaaagaccctgatgctgggagggattgggggcaggaggagaggtgatgacagaggatgagatggctggatggcatcactgactcgatggacatgagtttgagtaaactccaggagttggtgatggacagggagccctggcgtgctgtgattcatggcgtcgcaaagagtcagacacgactgagcggctgaactgaatggcagaaaccaacacattgtaaaacaattatcctccaattaaaactggtttttaaaaagtaagagacCAGCAGTTAAAATCACATCTTCTCCTGCTATTTGTAAGATCTTCTGCAAGTCACCCAGTGTTCTCAGATTCTGAGTCCAGTGAGCTAAAATCTGCACAGTCCAAAAAATTGATCaaacttaaaattacatataGATGTAAAATCATTATTTACAGAACTATCACATGCTGGGatacaaatgacagaatttctcCTTGTCATCATAATACTTGCAGTCTTATAACACACATGTAGTTAGTTCATACCTTTTTTTGTCCAAGACTATGCAGTTCATCACAGAGTGCTTTAGAACCCAGGTTTTAATACCAGACAAACATGGGGCTGAATTCTGATTCTACCACTCCAACACTGTGACTTTGGTCCCCTTCTAGACTTCTCTCAACTTCCATTTCCTTACCTTTAACTTGGGATAATAATGTTGCCTCCCTCATAGGGTTGCTGGGAGAATAAAATGAGACGGTGCACATAGATTGCCTGTCCCAGGATTGCCTGTCCTATGTGCTCAGCAAATGCTAGCTCTTATTATATCATCCTCCTCATTATCATTTCCAGAGGTCCAGGGATTACatgagaaaaatacattaaaaccaAGCATCCTGTATTTCAGTCCCAGCACTGGTGTTTACTAGCTGCTTTAACTCTGAACAAGTAACAACTTCTGTgagctttggttttctcatcagaaagagaaactgtgTCTACCAAAGGCATCaatatctgtgggtctgtttgtTTAGGAATAAATGGCATAATGCACATGAAGACAATAGGCAGGCATTAGATGTCCCTAAATATAATTATATGAGGTTATATAATGGGGGGTGTTATAAAGGGCCCTAGGATTCCTTACAATGAAAGAAACTTCCTTATCTTTTTGCTGAGAATCAACCCTGAGATTCCgttttgttttacagatgacaaacCAGAGGGCAAGCCAGATGAGCAGCCACATGACTCAGGCAAAAATTCGGAGCCAGCGTTCCCAAAATTCCTAAACATTTTGGGCTCGGACATTATTGAGAATGCGGTGGAGTTCATCCTCCGCTCCATGACGAGGAGCACGTAAGCGCTGAGACAAACCTTGCTTTTGTCCAGTTGGCTGTTGGTAATGACCACATTGcattaaaatgaatgagaaacaaAATTACATGCATGCCAATGTACTGTTTTAATTGAAACGTTGCCTACGTTAACATATATTTGCATCTGCATGGAATTCCCTAAACTCTTTGGGGGTGAGAACATTCCCAAGGAATTTATGAAACAAGGGGAtccataaaatatgttttatttcacGACCAAGTAGGGGGGAAGAAGAGCATCAGACCAACAGGCAGAAAACTAGGGTCTGGTCTTGACACAGGTGCTACTTACTGGGTGATCTGCGGTTAGACTCTCCCTCTCTGTGTGCCTCAGTGGGCTAATCTGTCAAGTTAAAGGAATAAAGGACCTACCCAATGCAGACACAGTAATTCTCTGATGAAGGTGGTGGGTAGGGATGTGCTCAGTAGTAAGGGGTATGAGGAGTTCTATCTTTATTTTCTAGTCTGAGTAATTTAGGAGGGTTAGCAGACACAGTAGCTATCTCTCCTCCAAGGCAACCTAGAGAACCTCTCTTAGAAGGGAGGGTTTGCTTTGATCTTGAGAGACTGCCTTGCTGGCAAATTGCACAGCCCATAAACTTCCTGTGATTTTCAACCTGCTTCCAAGCTCCTGTACCCAACTCCTAATACAGCCTACCTAGATTTACATAGCTCTGGTTTCTAAATCTACTTCACCCTGTTCTTCATTCTCCTGACATTAACCTCTCCCAGTTCAGCTCACCAGGGTCTAATTTGTTTTCCTGAATTTCTAGGTGctaacctctctgagactctgCTCTCTAATTCTCTCTTCACAACACCCTAAGCAGAGTTTGACAAAGTATAGACCATTACTTACCTGCTTAAGAATCTCCTGGAGAACTTCACAAAATGCGGACCGCTTCATCCTATGTGGTACCTTTCCGGGGCAAAGCTGCAGGTTTGCATTTTAACAACCTTTCAGGTTATTCTAATATTGATTAACCATTGATTGGATGCTCTGAGCTACATGGCTGGGTCTTAAAGGTCCATATTACCTTTAAATTTATATTCACATTTTTGTGTAGATGTGACTCTTTCTATTTTCTAGGGGCAGTGCTTCTGACTTTATAAGATTCTCAAAATAGTCTATAACCAGTGACAGATTAAGGACCGCTTCTGTATAGAAGTGATCAGGGGCCATTTTGTAATCCCCGATCTGCTTAAATTGACATATTACAATCAGGTGAATAGGCAGGAGTCTGCATACAATCAAGAACAAACTGTTAAAACTTAAAggtatttattttgtgttttcatttttcctatcATGGTTACTTTTGCAACTGTCGAGTTCCCACGACTGTTCATGTAAACAAGGAAAAAACTGACACGGAAAAGAATAAGAGCAACACTATTCATCTACAAAGTACAGATTAGACTCCAGTTGAATTCAAATTGTTATAAATCATAACAATAGCAGTGCAAAGAATCAGAACAATAATAATCCCGTTTATTCCTTCCCTGGGGAATTCGCTAGATGTATTATAAAATAGCACTTGTTTTCTCTGTTAACTCAAACTTGAGGGATCTTCATTAAAGACACAACAGTCCTTGCTCAAGGCAACACATCTAACTGCCCTCCCTCTGTCCAAGAAAATACCATAAATACGGCAGaggatggggagtggggagagaccCTCAAGAACTATACCTAAGAACTTAATGTGTGCTTAGGAAAGTAGGGGGAGGACTTGTGAAGGAAACAATCTAGACTATAAGTCTAGAAGTCTCCTCAAAGAAATTGCAGTCCTTATCGTATAAGATGACATGAGCAGATCTGGTGATAGCTAAGATGTTTAGGTAAATGTCAGTCAACCCTCACAGTGAAGGGTCTAAGGAAAGGAGCTGGCACTGGGCAAGGATGCTTAGGGGAATGTTTCTGGCAAAAGCAAGATGTACTTTGGATCTTAAAGGACTCGATGAGATTTGATTAGAAGAGAGAATGACAAGAATGATGGACCTTCATAAAGATagaagttttgctttgtttactcCTGTGTATCTGATGCCTACATACTGTGTCAATCATGTAACAAATGCTGGGTATGTGCTTTCAGGACAATGAATAGACCAGCTCACTCCCTCCACTTACCCTCTGGGTAAACTTAAGAGCTATATGAACTGCATTCTGGTCACCACTGATCTAAAAATATCCATATTCTTAATTCCCCTGGCCCTTTGAGAAGCCTCCAATTCTTGTGAATTTCACCCTGACCCCCAGGTTTCCATGACACATTTTCCTTGTTCTCTCCCTACCACAagcctttctttctcattctttctatTTGACTTTTCATGCATCTGCCCCTTAAACATCATTGCTACTCAAGGTTCCAAATGTAGAGCCTCCCTGATTTTTCACATCACAGCTTCCACCTTAGGAATATTATTTACAGTCTGATATGTTCCTAATACAGATGTCTATTGCATTCTTTTCCCTGAGCTACAGAATGTAACAATTCATGGGTTGCTACAAAAACCTTGTTTAGGTTTTCGTCAATACATCAGATTCACCTGGTCTAAACCCAATCCCATCATCTCACTTACATATCTgctcctcttcattttttccttatctCAATAAGTCACATTTCCATCTATTCAGAATCTAGACACTTCAGGTCTTCTTTGATTCTTCCTGCTCATCAACACTTCCATCTAATTGCTAAATTTTCTAAGCTTTtcttagagcttcccaggtggctcagcagtaaagaattcacctgccaatgcaggagatgcagtttcaatccctgggtcaggaagattccacagagaaggaaatggcaacccaatctagtattcttgcctgggaaatcccatggacagaggagcctggtgggctatagtccatgggtttgcaaagagttggacacaacttagtgactaaacaagtttTTCTTCCTATACCATTCCTTTTCTTCAACTCCACTGACTCCTAGGGCTAGTTGAGTCCATCATCATCTCTTTCCAGAGCTCTTCTCATTAGATCTATCATTAGTTACACTGTTTCTGTCTCTCCCCACTCCAACCCATCCTCTACCTAGCTACAAATTTGATTCTCT
Proteins encoded:
- the C9H5orf46 gene encoding uncharacterized protein C5orf46 homolog isoform X1; translation: MHRNNFSASIPTATNMAVSVLRLTIVWGLLVLILTCQADDKPEGKPDEQPHDSGKNSEPAFPKFLNILGSDIIENAVEFILRSMTRSTEFLEHGDKKQGEHSSK